From one Amycolatopsis sp. FDAARGOS 1241 genomic stretch:
- a CDS encoding tyrosine-type recombinase/integrase, whose product MPSTEKLPSGRYRGLYRDADGNKKRVPGTFARKSDAKEAAVDFESKAKRKAAAEKGTLSARTTWGEWWETFNADRTYASGHGINQAGYVKNHVMPKWQDVPLNGIKHTGENGVQPWIDSLVRKGFSAAYVRNIARVFTSSINAAVKAGVLDASPCAGLELPRTNKGTKPHVSRSHRDKVAPKMNPRYRDAVDFGLATGLRPGELAGLHAHRVDLDEGVLVVADVFVERLKQIRAYPKDGDWRAVPLTRQAVDIIGRQLDGRKLDTGCGVPHMDGSTCTGALVWLNLQGGVLRPDLLSLHLRRAASGANVAPVSGYGVRRGFATQTVSGGADVFTVKSIMGHADLDELAGYVQQTAEARAKLFSALGQRPGLRAIEGMGRRGTDRGTDRGTDRDNQAPPDAPSESVTDAS is encoded by the coding sequence GTGCCGAGCACAGAGAAGCTCCCGAGCGGTAGATACCGCGGCCTGTACCGCGACGCCGACGGCAACAAGAAGCGCGTGCCCGGAACCTTCGCGCGCAAGTCGGACGCGAAGGAAGCCGCAGTCGATTTCGAAAGCAAGGCGAAGCGGAAGGCAGCCGCGGAGAAGGGCACGCTCTCGGCGCGCACGACGTGGGGCGAGTGGTGGGAGACCTTCAACGCGGACCGTACGTATGCCTCTGGCCATGGCATCAACCAGGCTGGCTACGTCAAGAACCACGTCATGCCGAAGTGGCAGGATGTGCCGCTCAACGGGATCAAGCACACCGGCGAGAACGGTGTCCAGCCATGGATCGACAGCCTCGTCCGGAAGGGCTTCTCAGCGGCCTACGTACGCAACATCGCGCGCGTGTTCACCTCGTCCATCAACGCTGCCGTGAAGGCCGGGGTACTCGACGCATCCCCGTGCGCCGGCCTGGAGCTCCCGCGCACCAACAAGGGGACAAAGCCGCACGTGTCGCGCAGCCACCGCGACAAGGTCGCGCCCAAGATGAACCCGCGATACCGCGACGCGGTCGACTTCGGGCTCGCCACCGGGCTCAGGCCCGGCGAGCTCGCCGGCTTACACGCGCATCGGGTCGACCTCGACGAGGGCGTCCTAGTGGTGGCTGACGTGTTCGTCGAACGACTGAAGCAGATCCGGGCGTACCCCAAGGACGGCGACTGGCGGGCGGTTCCCCTCACCCGGCAGGCCGTCGACATCATCGGGCGGCAGCTCGACGGGCGGAAGCTGGACACCGGGTGCGGGGTACCGCACATGGACGGCTCGACGTGCACGGGCGCGCTCGTGTGGCTGAACCTGCAAGGCGGAGTGCTGCGTCCCGATCTGCTGTCTCTGCACCTGCGCCGAGCAGCCTCAGGCGCGAACGTCGCGCCCGTTTCGGGCTACGGCGTCCGGCGCGGGTTCGCCACCCAGACCGTCTCCGGCGGCGCCGACGTGTTCACCGTCAAGTCGATCATGGGTCATGCGGACCTCGACGAGCTGGCCGGCTACGTACAGCAGACGGCTGAAGCACGCGCGAAGCTGTTCTCCGCGCTCGGGCAGCGTCCAGGTCTCCGCGCGATCGAGGGCATGGGACGGCGTGGGACGGACCGTGGGACGGACCGTGGGACGGACCGCGATAACCAAGCGCCCCCAGACGCTCCCAGCGAATCGGTAACGGATGCCTCCTGA
- a CDS encoding helix-turn-helix transcriptional regulator: MTSEQEGDLGHLLREHRTARKLSVRGAARRAGFSEGRWRQLESGFERRHGTKIPVNPKPITVVQAADAVGLDAEVALKAAGISGTIPNIQRANEIRATIDALTYLSKQPESIASHQNIRDVINTARTVIERTPENHKTSPLIRQLESQLSSVRTKFAIGQSAHETDVHFREAAAEGSAFLNLAAHGSGKASAAPAAAAGQGTAGGPDESLDLRGRLRGLDLDALKRLRDMVDGAIFVAEHPNVDEEIAAAAVAFAEAEVRYFQVTEPEEAAHAVYEEMRQNPSNFSPKEAEDVLKKWNIAKDERREAERALMGARTMYNVLRQRRQKADLYLGKEDARAEHREAPER; this comes from the coding sequence ATGACTTCGGAGCAAGAGGGCGATCTTGGACACCTCCTCAGGGAGCACCGCACGGCAAGAAAGCTCTCCGTGCGCGGCGCCGCCCGGCGAGCGGGCTTCTCTGAAGGACGATGGCGCCAGCTGGAGTCGGGGTTTGAGCGACGCCACGGAACCAAGATCCCCGTGAACCCGAAGCCGATCACAGTGGTACAGGCCGCAGACGCGGTCGGCTTAGACGCGGAGGTGGCATTAAAAGCAGCCGGCATTTCAGGTACGATCCCGAATATTCAGCGAGCAAACGAAATCCGCGCTACAATCGATGCGTTGACATACTTGTCAAAACAACCAGAATCGATCGCGTCCCACCAGAACATACGCGATGTTATCAACACTGCTAGAACTGTTATTGAGCGAACGCCGGAGAATCATAAAACAAGCCCATTGATCAGGCAGCTTGAATCTCAATTAAGCAGCGTTCGCACCAAATTCGCCATCGGGCAGAGCGCCCACGAAACAGATGTCCACTTCCGAGAGGCGGCGGCCGAAGGATCAGCATTCCTAAATCTTGCGGCACATGGGTCAGGAAAGGCATCGGCCGCTCCAGCGGCAGCGGCCGGACAGGGTACGGCGGGCGGTCCTGACGAGAGTCTCGACCTACGGGGCAGGCTACGCGGGCTAGATCTCGATGCACTGAAGAGACTCCGCGACATGGTCGATGGGGCGATCTTCGTTGCGGAGCATCCGAACGTCGACGAAGAGATTGCCGCAGCTGCCGTTGCTTTTGCAGAAGCGGAAGTACGATATTTTCAGGTCACAGAACCGGAAGAAGCGGCCCACGCCGTCTATGAAGAGATGCGGCAAAATCCATCAAACTTCTCTCCAAAGGAAGCTGAAGATGTGCTAAAGAAATGGAACATCGCGAAGGATGAACGACGGGAAGCTGAACGAGCACTGATGGGCGCCCGGACGATGTACAACGTGCTACGACAGCGAAGGCAAAAAGCAGACCTATACCTCGGCAAGGAGGACGCACGTGCCGAGCACAGAGAAGCTCCCGAGCGGTAG
- a CDS encoding AAA family ATPase has product MISIYDIAAEQSLLGSALAHPDTVVEHLHTVPHEAWHNPLHRRLAIVLREMDSRGEPIDLTTVKSVIAARGASGVLTDDFLESLFLGFHTSDNAPAYAARILDVHSQNGFVASLQETLDRCRENWEGGYGLDVAGLARELRHACDDAEKSARPAHFQLSSVVDLLEGQDTFDWLTPGLMERMDRVVLTGAEGGGKSVLLTQMVTTMVGGLHPFTAAVLGDGDQGLRVAVVDCELTPRQARGRYRRLVRNVDDARAANGLGPADWKNNLLIEFRPEGLDITGATDRQWLERFVTAAAPDVLVMGPIYRLSTRDESDPGAVREMQHVIDSLRVRHNCAFITEAHSGHATDTNGERKVRPAGSSLWLRWPEFGYGMRRAKAEGEVAAYLNTLGQRLSRVNSQRPVVVDVVPWRGSREERAWPDRLRYGTTLPWEPFDPTYYDDAEVINEF; this is encoded by the coding sequence ATGATCAGCATCTACGACATCGCGGCCGAGCAGTCCTTGCTGGGGTCCGCGCTCGCGCACCCCGACACCGTCGTCGAGCACCTGCACACCGTGCCGCACGAGGCCTGGCACAACCCGCTGCACCGTCGCCTGGCCATCGTCCTGCGGGAGATGGACTCGCGTGGCGAACCGATCGACCTCACCACGGTGAAGTCCGTGATCGCAGCTCGAGGAGCGTCCGGTGTCCTCACCGACGACTTCCTCGAAAGCCTGTTCCTCGGGTTCCACACCAGCGACAACGCGCCCGCCTACGCCGCCCGCATCCTCGACGTGCACTCGCAGAACGGGTTCGTCGCCTCGCTGCAGGAGACCCTCGACCGGTGCCGCGAGAACTGGGAAGGCGGGTACGGGCTCGACGTGGCCGGCCTCGCCCGCGAGCTGCGCCACGCGTGCGACGACGCCGAGAAGTCCGCCCGCCCCGCGCACTTCCAGCTCAGCTCGGTCGTGGACCTCCTCGAGGGGCAGGACACGTTCGACTGGCTCACGCCCGGGCTGATGGAACGCATGGACCGCGTCGTGCTCACCGGCGCCGAGGGCGGCGGCAAGTCGGTGCTGCTCACGCAGATGGTCACGACCATGGTCGGCGGGCTGCACCCGTTCACCGCGGCCGTCCTCGGCGACGGCGACCAAGGCCTACGGGTCGCGGTCGTCGACTGCGAGCTCACGCCCCGCCAGGCCCGCGGCCGGTACCGGCGCCTGGTCCGCAACGTCGACGACGCGCGCGCCGCGAACGGCCTCGGCCCCGCCGACTGGAAGAACAACCTCCTGATCGAATTCCGGCCCGAAGGGCTCGACATCACCGGCGCCACCGACCGCCAATGGCTCGAACGGTTCGTCACCGCCGCCGCCCCCGACGTGCTCGTCATGGGCCCCATCTACCGGCTGTCCACACGCGACGAGTCCGACCCCGGGGCGGTCCGCGAGATGCAGCACGTCATCGACTCGCTGCGCGTCCGGCACAACTGCGCGTTCATCACCGAAGCCCACTCCGGGCACGCCACCGACACCAACGGCGAACGCAAAGTCCGCCCCGCGGGCTCCAGCCTGTGGCTGCGCTGGCCCGAGTTCGGCTACGGCATGCGCCGCGCCAAGGCCGAGGGCGAGGTCGCCGCCTACCTCAACACCCTCGGCCAGCGGCTCAGCCGCGTGAACAGCCAACGCCCCGTCGTCGTCGACGTGGTGCCCTGGCGCGGCTCCCGCGAAGAACGCGCGTGGCCCGACCGGCTCCGCTACGGCACCACCTTGCCGTGGGAGCCGTTCGACCCGACCTACTACGACGACGCCGAAGTGATCAACGAGTTCTGA
- a CDS encoding helix-turn-helix domain-containing protein, producing the protein MADTTVSPWMGTPGGATYTGRHAKTLLKALRRGELRGYQNGPGGSWRIHRDDLDAWVRGERPQKPRKSA; encoded by the coding sequence ATGGCCGACACCACGGTGAGCCCGTGGATGGGGACCCCGGGAGGGGCGACCTACACCGGAAGACACGCGAAGACGCTTCTGAAGGCGTTACGGCGCGGCGAGCTGCGCGGCTACCAGAACGGCCCTGGTGGTTCCTGGCGGATCCACCGTGACGACCTGGACGCGTGGGTCCGGGGCGAGCGCCCGCAGAAGCCCCGGAAGTCCGCGTGA